One genomic window of Trichomycterus rosablanca isolate fTriRos1 chromosome 1, fTriRos1.hap1, whole genome shotgun sequence includes the following:
- the socs2 gene encoding suppressor of cytokine signaling 2, producing MTCHSAEAGGDQHSASSSSASSSSGSSITTETDRAAEPEHQRISAAAMRDLRNTGWYWGRLTANEAKEILQDASEGTFLVRDSSQRDYLFTISAMTSAGPTNLRIEYKEGKFKLDSVLLVKPKLKQFDSVVHLVEHYVQLSRTSNKTATSCQANGTVQLLLKTPIYTAMPSLQHLCRIAINKTTRQVQELPLPNRLKDYLTDYTYNV from the exons ATGACCTGCCACTCGGCGGAGGCCGGCGGGGATCAGCACAGCGCCAGCAGCAGTAGCGCCAGCAGCAGTAGCGGCAGCagtattaccacagagacagacagagcagCTGAACCCGAGCACCAGCGCATCTCCGCAGCCGCCATGAGAGACCTGCGCAACACCG GCTGGTACTGGGGGCGCCTGACAGCTAATGAGGCCAAAGAAATCCTTCAGGATGCATCAGAGGGGACATTTCTGGTCAGGGACAGCAGCCAAAGAGATTATCTTTTTACCATCTCTGCCATGACATCTGCTGGACCCACAAATTTGCGCATTGAGTACAAGGAAGGCAAGTTCAAGTTGGACTCTGTGCTGCTGGTCAAGCCCAAACTCAAACAGTTTGACAGTGTGGTTCACCTGGTGGAGCATTATGTCCAACTGTCCAGGACTTCTAATAAAACTGCTACATCCTGCCAGGCCAATGGTACAGTGCAGCTGCTTCTTAAAACTCCTATTTATACAGCCATGCCTTCTCTACAGCATTTGTGTCGAATCGCAATCAACAAAACTACACGACAGGTGCAGGAGCTTCCATTGCCCAATAGACTAAAGGACTATCTGACGGACTACACCTACAATGTGTGA